The proteins below are encoded in one region of Limnochorda pilosa:
- a CDS encoding sensor histidine kinase → MRGFLRHLSRPGWQPSLRVRLTLWYAVALVLVLGAFNGFVYWRTSRQGLMEERAILDAHARQLVSELDWQEGRARLPSLPAFDPAGTAAALYDARLRLLFTSFAPAQQAAVDRLAAGLPISGETFVQARFGDETWLVRSFPIQTEDGSQQSGGPTEAWALVARSLEPLETSRRSFLLQMLAATPIALALTVAGGLFLAGRALAPIDSLTRTARAIGRDNLSGRVPPPATEDELGRLAQAFNEMLDRLEAAFARERRFTQDASHELRTPAAALLAQAEAALARSRDAADYRRSLEVIRDLAQRMSSLVEELMLLARLDAGAERMESKPVDLTQLGVAVAGFMKELADRRGIRLELAPTTGAPVQAIGDESRLLRVLLNLVDNAVRYSPSGGRVEIRTGLDGPTAWIEVADRGPGIAPEHLPHLFERFYRAEPSRTRSGERSGAGLGLSIAQAIVKAHGGRLRVASTPGAGSTFRVELPAGGA, encoded by the coding sequence ATGCGGGGTTTCCTCCGGCACCTGTCGCGGCCCGGCTGGCAGCCCTCGCTCCGCGTGCGTCTCACCCTGTGGTACGCTGTGGCCCTGGTCCTGGTCCTGGGCGCCTTCAACGGTTTCGTCTACTGGCGAACCAGCCGTCAGGGTCTCATGGAAGAGCGGGCGATCCTGGATGCGCACGCTCGGCAGCTCGTCTCCGAGCTGGACTGGCAGGAAGGTCGCGCGCGTCTGCCCTCGCTGCCCGCGTTCGACCCTGCCGGCACCGCGGCCGCCCTCTACGATGCGAGGCTGCGCCTGCTCTTCACCAGCTTCGCGCCTGCCCAGCAGGCGGCCGTGGATCGTCTCGCAGCGGGCCTTCCGATCTCCGGGGAGACCTTCGTGCAGGCGCGTTTCGGCGACGAAACGTGGCTGGTGCGTTCCTTCCCCATTCAAACAGAGGACGGTTCCCAGCAGTCGGGGGGCCCCACCGAGGCTTGGGCGCTGGTCGCGCGTTCGCTGGAGCCGCTCGAAACCAGCCGCAGGTCGTTCCTCCTTCAGATGCTGGCCGCTACACCCATAGCCCTGGCGCTGACCGTGGCCGGAGGGCTCTTTCTCGCCGGGCGGGCCCTCGCCCCCATCGACTCCCTTACCCGCACTGCTCGCGCCATCGGCCGCGACAACCTCTCCGGCAGGGTGCCACCCCCCGCGACCGAGGATGAGCTCGGGCGCCTGGCGCAGGCGTTCAACGAGATGCTCGACCGGCTGGAGGCCGCCTTCGCCCGCGAGCGACGCTTTACGCAGGACGCATCCCACGAGCTACGGACGCCCGCCGCAGCCTTGCTTGCCCAGGCGGAGGCCGCCCTGGCTCGCAGCAGGGACGCAGCGGACTACCGGCGCTCCCTGGAGGTGATCCGGGATCTGGCCCAGCGCATGTCCTCACTGGTAGAGGAATTGATGCTCCTGGCCAGGCTCGACGCGGGTGCCGAACGCATGGAGAGCAAGCCGGTAGACCTCACGCAATTGGGTGTGGCGGTGGCCGGGTTCATGAAGGAACTGGCCGACCGGCGGGGAATCCGCCTGGAGCTCGCCCCCACCACCGGGGCACCCGTCCAGGCGATCGGCGACGAATCGCGCCTCTTGCGCGTCCTCCTCAACCTGGTGGACAACGCTGTGAGGTACTCGCCTTCAGGAGGCCGTGTCGAAATCCGCACGGGGCTGGACGGTCCGACCGCGTGGATCGAGGTGGCCGACCGTGGCCCCGGCATCGCGCCCGAGCACCTGCCCCACCTGTTTGAGCGCTTCTATCGGGCCGAGCCTTCCAGGACCCGATCCGGTGAGCGATCGGGAGCCGGCCTGGGTCTCTCCATCGCGCAGGCCATCGTGAAGGCCCACGGCGGGCGCTTGCGG
- a CDS encoding response regulator transcription factor, with protein MRLLLAEDDQALADATVRRLREEGYAVDHAADGEEAELFLQTTAYDLIVLDWMLPGLDGLSLLRRVRARGVTTPALFLTARDQVTDRVTGLDAGADDYLVKPFAFAELLARVRALLRRGSFSSQGGTLRVGDVELDLGKRSVTRKGRPVELTARELQVLEYLMRNAGQVLTRSQIADHVWEFGQDVGSNVVDVYVYNLRRKLDVGSGAPPIRTVRGVGYQFGEERG; from the coding sequence ATGCGACTCCTGTTGGCCGAGGACGACCAGGCGTTGGCCGATGCCACCGTGCGCCGCCTTCGAGAGGAAGGATACGCCGTCGATCATGCGGCGGATGGTGAGGAAGCAGAGCTCTTTCTCCAAACCACCGCCTACGATCTCATCGTGCTGGACTGGATGCTTCCGGGCCTGGACGGCCTGAGCCTCCTTCGGCGGGTTCGGGCGCGGGGAGTCACGACCCCCGCACTCTTTCTCACGGCACGCGACCAGGTGACGGATCGGGTGACCGGCCTTGACGCCGGGGCCGACGACTACCTCGTGAAGCCGTTCGCGTTCGCCGAGCTCCTGGCTCGGGTGCGCGCCCTCCTCCGGAGGGGGTCCTTCTCCTCGCAGGGGGGGACGCTGCGAGTCGGCGACGTGGAGCTGGACCTGGGGAAGCGCAGCGTCACCAGGAAGGGACGTCCCGTGGAGCTGACCGCGCGCGAGCTGCAGGTGCTCGAGTACCTGATGCGGAACGCCGGTCAGGTGTTGACGCGCTCCCAGATCGCCGATCACGTGTGGGAGTTCGGTCAGGACGTCGGTTCGAACGTGGTGGACGTCTACGTCTACAATCTCCGGCGCAAGCTTGACGTGGGTTCGGGTGCACCGCCCATCCGAACAGTCCGCGGCGTGGGGTATCAGTTCGGGGAGGAGCGCGGGTGA
- a CDS encoding ABC transporter permease produces MQHAGTRRAVNLSRRDPHTADRMGTPRLSDAEWQAERRSGQVERLLTVLGPLLILALWEMLSRAEVVDPRFFPPPSRIVLRLGQMIASGDLWWHAEVSLGRIAAGFLMGALPGVILGLAIGLYRPVRALLTPLIGALMPIPTMALVPLIMILFGLGELSKWVTIATSVFFPVVINTAAGVASIDPIYIDVARNYGASRWSFFTRIALPGALPVMFEGLQMGQAIALLTIVAAEMVAASRGVGYLIWTSYKTFQIAQMFVGLLVIASLGYLFSLALRALAHRLTPWR; encoded by the coding sequence ATGCAGCACGCGGGCACGCGCCGGGCGGTGAACCTTTCGCGGCGAGACCCGCACACGGCGGACAGGATGGGGACACCCAGGCTCTCGGATGCGGAATGGCAGGCCGAGCGGCGAAGCGGGCAGGTGGAGCGGCTCCTCACCGTCCTGGGGCCGCTGCTGATCCTGGCCCTCTGGGAGATGCTCTCGCGGGCGGAGGTGGTCGACCCGCGCTTTTTCCCGCCGCCCAGCCGGATCGTCCTGAGGCTGGGGCAGATGATCGCCTCGGGCGATCTCTGGTGGCACGCCGAGGTGAGCCTGGGCCGCATCGCCGCGGGCTTCCTCATGGGCGCCCTGCCCGGGGTGATCCTGGGGCTGGCCATCGGCCTCTACCGGCCGGTGAGGGCGCTCCTGACACCGCTCATCGGCGCGCTCATGCCCATCCCCACCATGGCGCTGGTGCCCTTGATCATGATCCTCTTCGGCCTGGGAGAGCTCTCCAAGTGGGTCACCATCGCCACCAGCGTCTTCTTCCCGGTGGTGATCAACACCGCGGCCGGCGTGGCCAGCATCGACCCCATCTACATCGACGTGGCACGGAATTACGGGGCTTCCCGGTGGAGCTTCTTCACCCGCATCGCCCTGCCCGGTGCCCTGCCCGTCATGTTCGAAGGGCTTCAGATGGGCCAGGCCATCGCCCTGCTCACCATCGTGGCGGCGGAGATGGTGGCCGCGAGCCGAGGCGTCGGTTACCTCATCTGGACGTCATACAAGACCTTCCAAATCGCTCAGATGTTCGTGGGTCTGTTGGTGATCGCGTCCCTGGGCTACCTCTTCTCGCTCGCCCTGCGCGCGCTGGCCCACCGGCTCACGCCCTGGAGGTGA
- a CDS encoding IS110 family RNA-guided transposase, translated as MPESAPAAGPAPERPGAKIVVRHLHKVFRQGGRQVMALQDVSLAIPEGEFCVLIGPSGCGKSTLLRILAGLQRPTAGTVEIRPGDETRPLNAMVFQEQGVLPWMTVEQNVAFGLEMRKLPRADVRRRTERYLEKTGLLPFRHAYPKALSGGMKQRVSLARAFVTEPEILQVIADLVLQGKFLEVLLPKGVYASLRQLNVARRELKAKLSSGKNRLHAILDEFFPEFTDVFKDPLGMGAWWVLEHCPFPDDVLALPLEELTQGLGQASSKRLGRSRAEKLFETAWESIGVQEGLEGARMRLRSTLAELRVYKEQLAEVETAMERQLEATGVAEYLLSIPGIGMVLAASFLAETGDLSTYRNWRQLRNLAGLNVKQNSSGKHKGKTTITKRGRPGLREVLYQAAIGVAQHSPELRGLYHYWLSRPQNPLKPKAALVALGLKVLRVMFALATRKEYYDPAKVLGDVRKAQLRAA; from the coding sequence GTGCCCGAATCCGCGCCGGCGGCCGGTCCGGCGCCGGAGCGACCCGGCGCGAAGATCGTGGTCCGGCATCTGCACAAGGTCTTCCGCCAAGGCGGCCGCCAGGTCATGGCCCTGCAGGACGTCTCCCTCGCCATTCCCGAGGGCGAGTTCTGCGTCCTCATCGGGCCAAGCGGGTGCGGAAAGTCCACGCTGCTGCGCATCCTCGCCGGCCTCCAGCGGCCGACGGCCGGCACGGTGGAGATCCGCCCGGGCGACGAGACAAGACCCTTGAACGCCATGGTCTTCCAGGAGCAGGGGGTGCTGCCCTGGATGACCGTGGAGCAGAACGTGGCCTTCGGGCTCGAGATGCGGAAACTCCCCAGAGCGGACGTGCGCCGACGCACCGAGCGCTATCTGGAGAAGACGGGGCTCCTGCCCTTCCGCCATGCCTACCCCAAGGCGCTTTCGGGGGGGATGAAGCAGCGGGTGAGCCTGGCCCGGGCCTTCGTCACCGAGCCGGAGATCCTCCAGGTGATCGCGGATCTGGTGCTCCAGGGGAAGTTCCTCGAGGTGCTCCTGCCCAAGGGGGTGTATGCGAGTCTCCGGCAGTTGAACGTGGCCCGGCGTGAGCTCAAGGCGAAGCTGAGCAGCGGGAAGAACAGGCTCCATGCGATTCTCGACGAGTTCTTCCCGGAGTTCACGGACGTTTTCAAGGATCCCCTCGGTATGGGAGCTTGGTGGGTCCTGGAGCACTGCCCGTTCCCGGACGACGTGCTCGCCCTCCCGCTGGAGGAGCTAACCCAGGGTCTAGGCCAGGCCAGCAGCAAGCGCCTGGGCCGTTCCAGGGCGGAAAAGCTGTTTGAGACAGCCTGGGAGTCGATCGGCGTGCAGGAAGGGCTGGAAGGGGCCAGGATGCGCCTGAGGAGCACTCTGGCAGAGCTCCGGGTGTACAAGGAGCAGCTGGCCGAGGTGGAGACCGCCATGGAGCGGCAGCTGGAGGCGACGGGGGTGGCAGAGTACCTGCTCAGCATCCCCGGGATCGGGATGGTGCTGGCGGCAAGTTTCCTGGCGGAGACCGGAGATCTGAGCACGTACCGGAACTGGCGGCAGCTGCGGAACCTGGCGGGGCTCAATGTGAAGCAGAACAGCTCCGGGAAGCACAAGGGCAAGACGACGATCACCAAGCGAGGCCGTCCGGGATTGCGGGAAGTGCTCTATCAAGCGGCTATCGGCGTCGCCCAACACAGCCCGGAGCTCCGGGGGCTGTATCACTACTGGCTGAGCCGGCCACAGAATCCGCTGAAGCCGAAAGCGGCGCTGGTCGCCCTGGGACTGAAGGTGCTGCGGGTCATGTTCGCCCTGGCGACGCGCAAGGAGTACTACGACCCGGCCAAGGTGCTGGGTGACGTGCGGAAGGCGCAGCTACGCGCTGCGTGA
- a CDS encoding phosphotransferase family protein has protein sequence MSSREPANPIASGRTADVHPWGEGRVLKLYRPGTSPRTVESEQRKTSAAHAIGLPVPAVGSRIELDGRLGLVLERVDGLSMMETVLRDPDTIEPMALRLAEVHLDLHAHEGSPGLHDQRTLLREKIARCAPLSQAEREAVLGAMARLPGGDRLCHGDFHPANVILTDRDPVIIDWIDASRGNPLADVARTALILLSPGWRFRSLMLANSHGIAFARVLLDRWIVPANTAVSGDPRPSQPSATLSCLAGSWPHSPSFCLKRAGGACSTRLRARGPNGGVLLPPPRRQRFTQRVAAPSARHPAPWPGRSTPCASPGRT, from the coding sequence ATGAGCTCACGGGAACCAGCTAACCCCATCGCGTCCGGCCGAACAGCGGACGTCCACCCTTGGGGCGAGGGCCGTGTCCTCAAGCTCTACCGTCCGGGCACCTCGCCGCGGACGGTAGAGTCCGAGCAGCGGAAGACGTCCGCGGCTCACGCCATCGGGCTCCCCGTACCGGCCGTCGGCAGCAGGATCGAGCTCGATGGACGACTGGGCCTTGTCCTCGAACGGGTGGACGGTTTGTCGATGATGGAGACCGTGCTGCGCGACCCTGATACGATCGAGCCGATGGCCCTTCGGCTGGCTGAGGTGCACCTCGACCTGCACGCGCACGAAGGATCGCCCGGGTTGCACGATCAGCGTACGCTCCTGCGGGAGAAGATCGCCCGCTGCGCGCCGCTCTCGCAGGCGGAGCGCGAGGCCGTACTCGGCGCGATGGCTCGGCTGCCTGGCGGTGACCGACTCTGCCACGGCGACTTTCATCCCGCCAATGTGATCCTCACCGACCGGGACCCGGTCATCATCGACTGGATCGACGCGAGCCGCGGCAACCCTCTCGCGGATGTGGCGCGCACGGCGCTGATCCTCCTATCTCCAGGTTGGCGATTTAGGTCTCTCATGCTCGCGAACTCGCATGGTATCGCGTTCGCTCGCGTTCTTTTGGATCGATGGATCGTTCCTGCAAACACCGCCGTCTCGGGGGATCCCCGACCGTCGCAGCCCTCGGCAACCCTATCATGTCTCGCAGGCTCATGGCCGCACAGTCCTTCGTTCTGCCTGAAGAGGGCCGGTGGGGCGTGCAGTACTCGGTTGCGGGCTCGAGGGCCGAATGGAGGAGTGCTGCTTCCCCCACCGAGACGGCAAAGGTTCACGCAGCGCGTAGCTGCGCCTTCCGCACGTCACCCAGCACCTTGGCCGGGTCGTAGTACTCCTTGCGCGTCGCCAGGGCGAACATGA
- a CDS encoding CPBP family glutamic-type intramembrane protease, translating into MQRTPAGGWRGYALPRLQRRFNALVSSLVLGFLWWLWHLPLVFIPGKFMVTGLLPFVALMVEMALVRCLPVARPVESSEVNGRDAGPLLRYGPNDLSVWPARPRVRLSGTDPSSDRLVRRS; encoded by the coding sequence ATGCAGAGAACCCCGGCCGGTGGCTGGCGTGGCTACGCGCTTCCCCGCCTGCAGAGACGCTTCAACGCGTTGGTTTCGAGCCTGGTTCTGGGCTTCCTGTGGTGGTTGTGGCATCTTCCCCTGGTATTCATTCCGGGGAAGTTCATGGTAACCGGCCTCTTGCCCTTCGTGGCGCTGATGGTCGAGATGGCGCTGGTGAGGTGCTTGCCCGTGGCCAGACCGGTTGAGTCGTCAGAGGTGAATGGCCGTGACGCAGGTCCCTTGCTTCGGTATGGACCGAACGATCTTTCCGTCTGGCCCGCTCGGCCACGGGTCCGTCTTTCGGGAACCGACCCGAGTTCCGATAGGTTGGTGCGCAGATCATGA
- a CDS encoding PQQ-dependent sugar dehydrogenase, whose amino-acid sequence MSLSWQGSRTVGRLRPVLLAALVLPALLLARQPTFKASELSGLRLEPLDASFVQPVHITHAPGDPRHLWIVEQRGTIRVYDLESDSLLNTPFLSIPDRISTGGERGLLSLAFHPDFPSNGRFFVNYTDRAGHTQVVEYRVGASPLEADLASARRILRIEQPAANHNGGMMAFGPDGYLYIGTGDGGRANDPWGNGQNPGVLLGKLLRLDVDGGSPYAVPADNPFVGQSGARGEIWALGLRNPWKFSFDRATGDLYIADVGQNAWEEINFQPAGSAGGQNYGWNRMEGTHCFPTGSWCDRNGLTLPVAEYPNRSEVGCSITGGYVYRGEAIPELYGSYLFADYCTGRIWAMPAGPAGTYSEQMDRAGETWPYQELLRTPHTTTAFGEDLHGEVYVAHHG is encoded by the coding sequence ATGTCTCTCTCATGGCAAGGCAGCCGCACCGTGGGCCGCCTTCGTCCGGTGCTGCTGGCCGCGCTCGTACTCCCCGCGCTCCTCCTGGCTCGGCAACCCACGTTCAAGGCTTCCGAACTTTCCGGCCTGCGGCTCGAGCCTCTTGACGCGAGCTTCGTTCAACCTGTCCACATCACCCACGCCCCTGGCGACCCGCGCCATCTATGGATCGTAGAACAGCGGGGCACGATCCGGGTGTACGATCTCGAGTCGGACTCGCTCTTGAACACGCCGTTCCTCTCGATCCCCGACCGGATCTCGACGGGCGGCGAGCGAGGCCTGCTCAGCCTCGCCTTTCATCCAGACTTCCCGTCCAACGGGCGCTTCTTCGTCAACTACACGGACCGAGCCGGTCACACGCAGGTGGTGGAGTACCGGGTCGGGGCGAGCCCCCTGGAGGCAGATCTGGCCTCCGCCCGGCGGATCCTCCGGATCGAGCAGCCGGCGGCCAACCACAACGGTGGCATGATGGCCTTCGGTCCCGACGGCTACCTCTACATCGGCACCGGCGACGGGGGACGAGCGAACGACCCCTGGGGAAACGGCCAGAATCCCGGCGTCTTGCTGGGGAAGCTCCTGCGTCTCGATGTTGACGGAGGCAGCCCCTACGCGGTGCCGGCCGACAACCCGTTCGTCGGGCAGAGCGGCGCCCGCGGCGAGATCTGGGCCCTGGGTCTGCGGAACCCCTGGAAGTTCTCCTTCGACCGGGCAACAGGCGATCTGTACATCGCCGACGTGGGTCAGAACGCGTGGGAAGAGATCAACTTTCAACCCGCCGGAAGCGCGGGAGGCCAGAACTACGGCTGGAACCGGATGGAGGGCACCCACTGTTTCCCGACCGGAAGCTGGTGTGATAGGAACGGCCTGACGCTGCCCGTCGCGGAGTATCCGAATCGCAGCGAGGTGGGCTGTTCCATCACGGGCGGCTACGTCTACCGCGGCGAGGCCATCCCCGAGCTGTACGGTTCCTACCTCTTCGCCGACTACTGCACCGGCCGCATCTGGGCCATGCCGGCCGGACCGGCGGGGACCTACAGCGAGCAGATGGATCGAGCCGGGGAGACGTGGCCCTATCAGGAGCTCCTGCGCACTCCGCACACGACCACCGCGTTCGGCGAGGATCTTCATGGTGAAGTGTACGTCGCCCACCACGGGTGA
- a CDS encoding GNAT family N-acetyltransferase, with amino-acid sequence MQPKIARSDAEIEACFPVMAELRTHLRREDFVARIRAQQAGGYELAYVEEDGRPVAVAGFRVGENLAWGRFLYVNDLVTAAAFRSRGYGALLLRWLRDTAKSRGCHQLHLDSGVQRTDAHRFDEREGMTLSSYHFKSVLS; translated from the coding sequence TTGCAACCGAAGATCGCACGATCCGATGCTGAGATCGAAGCATGTTTCCCGGTGATGGCAGAGCTCCGGACGCATCTTCGAAGAGAGGATTTCGTGGCTCGCATCCGTGCACAGCAGGCGGGGGGTTATGAGCTCGCCTACGTCGAGGAGGACGGGAGGCCCGTTGCTGTCGCCGGTTTCCGCGTCGGGGAGAACCTCGCGTGGGGGAGGTTTCTCTACGTCAACGACCTCGTCACAGCCGCCGCGTTCCGCTCCAGAGGGTATGGGGCTCTCTTGCTCCGGTGGCTTCGTGATACGGCGAAGTCCCGGGGCTGTCACCAGCTTCATCTCGACTCTGGAGTCCAGCGTACCGATGCGCACCGGTTCGATGAGCGCGAAGGGATGACGCTCTCGAGTTACCACTTCAAGTCCGTGCTGAGTTAG
- a CDS encoding MATE family efflux transporter — protein sequence MRDFTTGSIWQHILAFSWPMFVGNLFQALYNTVDSFWVGRFLGAEALGAVSIAFPVIFALVALIMGLTMATTTLVAQYRGARDEDQVRRTVANSLMLTVALGLISTVVGFTYRVPILRLMRTPSELLEPASLYLGLFLLGLIPMFLYNVLSSILRGLGDSRTPLRFLVYATVLNILLDPLLILGWGPIPAMGIGGVAWATVIAQTLAAGLAVRYIARHTNLIPTQRDEWRLDGSLAGKLFTIGVPAALQSSIVSFSMVVVASLVNTFGPGVVAAFGAAGRLDQFAFLPAMSISLAVTALVGQNLGAGRQERVREIVGWASILTVCITGLMTLIAVLEPVSLIQVFTQDAAVLDEGARYLRIVGLNYVPLALMFILTGVLRGAGDTFASMIISFVTLWVVRLPLAWFLSYMLGWGVSGTWWSILISTSLGLLLNWLYYRTGNWRRKVVAGSQASPA from the coding sequence ATGAGGGACTTCACGACGGGCAGCATCTGGCAGCACATTCTCGCCTTTTCATGGCCCATGTTCGTCGGCAATCTGTTTCAGGCGTTGTACAACACGGTCGACAGCTTCTGGGTAGGCCGCTTCCTCGGAGCTGAAGCGCTTGGTGCTGTCTCGATCGCCTTTCCCGTGATCTTTGCCCTGGTGGCCCTCATCATGGGCCTGACCATGGCGACGACCACCCTCGTCGCCCAATACCGCGGCGCGAGGGACGAAGATCAAGTGCGTCGCACCGTCGCCAACTCACTCATGCTGACCGTCGCCTTGGGGCTCATCTCCACCGTGGTCGGGTTCACCTACCGGGTCCCCATCTTGCGGCTGATGCGGACGCCGTCCGAGCTCCTGGAGCCGGCCTCCTTGTACCTGGGCCTCTTCTTGCTCGGGCTCATCCCCATGTTCCTCTACAACGTGCTCAGCTCCATCCTCCGAGGCTTGGGGGACTCACGGACCCCGTTGCGCTTCTTGGTGTACGCGACCGTGCTCAACATCCTTCTCGACCCGCTCCTCATCCTCGGTTGGGGTCCGATACCAGCGATGGGCATTGGCGGCGTCGCCTGGGCGACCGTCATTGCCCAGACCCTGGCGGCCGGGCTGGCGGTTCGCTACATCGCACGCCATACCAACCTGATCCCGACGCAACGGGACGAGTGGCGGCTGGACGGGTCCTTGGCCGGTAAGCTGTTCACCATCGGTGTACCGGCCGCCCTGCAGTCTTCGATCGTCTCCTTCAGCATGGTCGTCGTCGCCTCGCTGGTCAACACGTTCGGACCGGGCGTCGTAGCGGCCTTCGGGGCCGCAGGGCGGCTCGACCAGTTTGCCTTCCTGCCCGCCATGTCCATCAGTCTCGCCGTCACTGCTCTGGTGGGGCAGAACCTGGGTGCGGGCAGGCAGGAGCGGGTACGGGAGATCGTTGGGTGGGCCAGCATCCTGACCGTCTGCATCACCGGGCTGATGACGTTGATCGCAGTGCTGGAGCCCGTCTCTCTCATCCAGGTCTTCACCCAAGACGCGGCCGTGCTCGACGAAGGGGCCAGGTACTTGCGCATCGTCGGGCTCAATTACGTCCCGCTCGCGTTGATGTTCATCCTTACCGGCGTGCTGCGGGGCGCGGGGGATACGTTCGCCTCCATGATCATCAGCTTCGTCACGCTCTGGGTCGTCCGCCTGCCCCTGGCGTGGTTCCTCTCGTACATGCTCGGTTGGGGTGTCTCGGGCACGTGGTGGTCGATCCTGATCAGCACTTCCCTGGGCCTGCTTCTGAACTGGTTGTACTACCGGACCGGCAACTGGCGAAGGAAGGTGGTGGCGGGCTCGCAGGCGTCGCCGGCGTAG
- a CDS encoding MFS transporter, giving the protein MTGPQHKALGALISAHAAGSIVGAALYAAVGPRFSRRWVYLTAWLVAAVPQLALAQLPPLPFMIGLAVLMGLGSGPLNPIIYTVMQERVPLEMRARVFGMTRALAWMAMPLGPMIGGYAAEATGLRGAYTVIAVTYLLVALAQFLVREMKAMDLPPDSALRAARGWGT; this is encoded by the coding sequence GTGACCGGGCCGCAACATAAAGCGCTGGGTGCCCTCATCTCCGCGCACGCCGCGGGCTCCATCGTCGGAGCCGCCCTCTACGCCGCCGTCGGACCCCGCTTCTCCCGGCGGTGGGTCTACCTCACCGCCTGGCTCGTGGCTGCTGTACCGCAACTGGCGCTGGCCCAACTGCCGCCCCTGCCGTTCATGATCGGGCTGGCCGTGTTGATGGGGTTGGGCAGCGGCCCGCTCAACCCGATCATCTACACCGTCATGCAGGAGAGGGTGCCCCTGGAGATGCGGGCCAGGGTCTTCGGCATGACGAGAGCCCTGGCCTGGATGGCCATGCCGTTGGGGCCCATGATCGGCGGGTACGCCGCGGAGGCGACCGGCCTGAGGGGCGCCTACACCGTCATCGCCGTCACGTACCTCCTCGTCGCCCTTGCCCAGTTCTTGGTCCGGGAGATGAAGGCGATGGACCTTCCGCCGGACAGCGCCCTCCGCGCGGCCAGGGGATGGGGTACCTAA
- a CDS encoding shikimate kinase, which yields MRLFVTGVSCVGKTTIGGRAAALMGLDFFDLDHEIETFFNTSIERLQARFLTPHSYRDEAAKALDNLLARPESQHSLIALLPSGLMGGFLRTIKRSSGPVVVLWDKPENILERLTFYDIDSRPIKRKLTATDRRLYLREIKKDMAYFGRTYKRAHLRIDITGLNVEAAARKLKESVEAYTARMVNGSK from the coding sequence GTGCGGCTATTCGTGACAGGGGTTTCGTGCGTTGGTAAGACAACGATCGGCGGGAGAGCGGCCGCTCTTATGGGGCTCGACTTCTTCGATCTGGATCACGAGATCGAGACCTTCTTCAACACGAGTATCGAACGGCTGCAGGCGCGGTTCCTGACTCCTCACTCCTATCGCGACGAGGCAGCGAAAGCCCTGGATAACCTGTTGGCACGCCCTGAAAGCCAACACAGCTTGATCGCCCTCCTGCCGAGTGGACTCATGGGAGGGTTCCTGCGAACTATCAAGCGATCATCCGGGCCGGTTGTGGTACTCTGGGACAAGCCGGAGAACATCCTGGAACGGCTCACCTTCTACGATATCGACTCACGTCCGATCAAACGGAAGTTGACCGCCACGGACAGACGCCTGTACCTGAGGGAGATCAAGAAGGACATGGCATACTTCGGCAGGACATATAAGCGTGCCCACCTACGCATTGACATCACAGGCCTGAACGTAGAGGCGGCCGCACGTAAGCTCAAGGAATCCGTCGAGGCATACACGGCTCGAATGGTGAACGGATCGAAATGA
- a CDS encoding GNAT family N-acetyltransferase: MVTLIRSFLPDEWQLWKSLRLQALADSPNAFGSTLDGERQQIDSHWTELIASSSLADRDFLLAERDGRPVGMARVGPSEGDASQAGLFSMWVMPSERGLGVGRALVDAAIDWARSKGVSEVILHVTEGNDEAKRLYLSSGFIGTGVRLPLRPGSNLFEEVMVLKLC; the protein is encoded by the coding sequence GTGGTTACGCTGATTCGAAGCTTTCTCCCCGATGAATGGCAGCTTTGGAAGTCGTTACGGCTGCAGGCACTTGCTGACTCGCCTAACGCGTTTGGGAGTACGTTGGATGGTGAGAGACAGCAGATCGATTCCCACTGGACGGAATTGATAGCTTCCAGTAGCTTGGCCGATCGGGATTTCCTGCTGGCTGAACGCGATGGCCGTCCCGTCGGCATGGCACGCGTCGGCCCTTCAGAGGGCGACGCGTCCCAAGCAGGTCTTTTCTCGATGTGGGTGATGCCAAGCGAACGTGGCCTGGGGGTTGGGAGGGCATTAGTTGATGCCGCCATTGACTGGGCGAGATCAAAAGGGGTCTCGGAGGTTATTCTCCACGTTACCGAAGGAAACGACGAGGCCAAACGACTCTATCTGTCTTCCGGGTTCATTGGCACCGGGGTCAGGTTGCCTTTGCGTCCGGGTTCAAATCTGTTTGAGGAAGTCATGGTTCTTAAATTGTGCTGA